AGTAAAGTATATAATAGTCTTTTGGTTACATTCACTTGGAGCCTTTAGAAACCCAGCCTGCTTAAATCCGTTGCATTCCTTCTTCTGTGACAGTAAGGCCCTCTTCTTGCACGAGAAGAGCTTGGATCAGTCGGAGGAGGCAGCATTGGTTGCTCTCTGTTAACAAAGCCACctgaaaaaaatgtcaaaaagagtgtgtttcttcttgtttcggAAAGGAACATAATAAACAAACGAGAAAACTACAACGTAAGTTCGACTACTTACTGCCAAAGGAACCAGACAGACTGGGGAATTGCATTTGCATTCCAGCATTGCTACTCCAAGACTGTTCAAAACCAGCCAATTCATCTACAGCAAGAGGAAGAAACGTTTATAAATTCGAGGTTCTGTCATCTACACAATAGAATCTTTCTGAAGCATAACGAGGAAAGTGTTACTTACCTTCGTTCAGATTGTGCAAAATCTGGTTTGTACCAACCCGACCATCCGAGTTGCGCGTACGCTCAACCGTGTGGCCCTGCAAGGATGAAAACATCACTTATACAATTTAACTGATCCaacaacaaaggaaaaaaatatttttatggtgCTTATAAGGTATGTGTGTATAAAGTGTAACCTACCTTGTTATGGAAGCCTCTTGAAATCCTGTGCGCTGTTTCGCGAGTTGCAGTATTAGCTTCTTTGCTTTCTTCGAGAGTTAACTGTTACACAATAAAACCAAGATTTAGTAGTTAAGCATAAACTAAAACTCTATACACACGGACAAATATGTTAAAACTGTTACAACTCACCCCATCACTTCCTGTCCTTCTGGTCGTGGACGAAGTGTAGTAGTTTCCGTCATTACCACCGTAAGTAACAGTCGAGCTCTGGAAACTATAACCTTGAGTCTGTGGCTGCCATTGTCCACTGTTCACCATAGCATTTGTATTCATGTTTTGCATGTGTCTGACTGCAGAAACATAAACAGACAAGTCAAGTTACatagaaacaaaacaatctCTTTAATTACTTGGAAACTGTAACCTTGAGTTTGTGGTTGCCATTGTTCATAGGTCACCATAGCATTTGCATTCATGTTTTGCATGTGTGCAATCCTTCTCTCTGCGGAAACATAGACATGAAAGTCAAgttacataaaaacaaaacaatctcCTCCCATAGAAACTATAACCTTGAGTTTGTGGCTGCCATTGTTCATTGTCCACCATAGCATTTGCATTCATGTTTTGCATGTGTGCAATCCTTCTCTCTGCGGAAACATAGACATGAAAGTCAAgttacataaaaacaaaacaatctcCTCCCATAGAAACTATAACCTTGAGTTTGTGGCTGCCATTGTTCATTGTCCACCATAGCATTTGCATTCATGTTTTGCATGTGTGCAATCCTTCTCTCTGCGGAAACATAGACATGAAAGTCAAgttacataaaaacaaaacaatctcCACACAAGTCAAATtacaaagaaaccaaaacaatcTCCTTCCTTGGAGACTACGGCAGAagataaaaaatggaaaaattaagGGTTATACCTTCAGCTATAGCCTCTTCAGTTTCCACCTCACTGCTTGACCTGCCACGTTTCCCTAGGATTACGCTCTTCTCTTGATatgcttctccttcttcctcagCATCTAAAACATTGATCTCTTCAATAACTGGTCCACCTGGTAGTCTCGGTTGTGGTgtctggtgatgatgattctCGATAAACCCTAATGGAGGAGGACGCACTCCTGCAAAAGGGTCCATGGTAGGAGGACCAAACAGGCTGGGCTGAAACATGTTACCACCAAAAGGATGGGTGAACAAAGGGTCAGCAAACGGATCACCATTAGATCCACCAAAAGAGCCACCAAATGGATCACCATTAGATCCACCAAAAGAGTCCCCTCCTAAAACATTAGACATCTCACTCGGAGGTTCATTGTTAGGGGCACCAAAACCATCAAAAGAGTCTCTTCCAAAATCATTAGACATCTGACTCGGGGGACCAGTGTTCGGGCCACCAGATCCACCGAAAGGAGAATCAACGTTGAAAGGATCTCCGCCATCTCCCTCCATCTTCCCCTGGTTACTACACTTacacacaaataaataaaattcatatgAGAAAGCTCAGATGCAAACAATGAAATTGCATCTTTGAACACAAGATCACATATCTTCAAATAAAACTGGAAAATGCAACTCATCAAAATTCGAGGGAGAACAATAGTTAACCCATAACTCTCAAACAGCATTAGCAGAATCTTAGCAACGTCAAGAGTAATAAAAAAAGAGCAAAACCTTTATTAAACAGTAACTCAAGAGCCCTACACATGAGCAACTCAAGAATGTAATCTAGTTCATAACGATCGGTATTAACGAAGA
The genomic region above belongs to Brassica oleracea var. oleracea cultivar TO1000 unplaced genomic scaffold, BOL UnpScaffold01195, whole genome shotgun sequence and contains:
- the LOC106321059 gene encoding uncharacterized protein LOC106321059 isoform X1, producing MEGDGGDPFNVDSPFGGSGGPNTGPPSQMSNDFGRDSFDGFGAPNNEPPSEMSNVLGGDSFGGSNGDPFGGSFGGSNGDPFADPLFTHPFGGNMFQPSLFGPPTMDPFAGVRPPPLGFIENHHHQTPQPRLPGGPVIEEINVLDAEEEGEAYQEKSVILGKRGRSSSEVETEEAIAEERRIAHMQNMNANAMVDNEQWQPQTQERRIAHMQNMNANAMVDNEQWQPQTQERRIAHMQNMNANAMVTYEQWQPQTQVRHMQNMNTNAMVNSGQWQPQTQGYSFQSSTVTYGGNDGNYYTSSTTRRTGSDGLTLEESKEANTATRETAHRISRGFHNKGHTVERTRNSDGRVGTNQILHNLNEDELAGFEQSWSSNAGMQMQFPSLSGSFGSGFVNREQPMLPPPTDPSSSRARRGPYCHRRRNATDLSRLGF
- the LOC106321059 gene encoding uncharacterized protein LOC106321059 isoform X2, with protein sequence MEGDGGDPFNVDSPFGGSGGPNTGPPSQMSNDFGRDSFDGFGAPNNEPPSEMSNVLGGDSFGGSNGDPFGGSFGGSNGDPFADPLFTHPFGGNMFQPSLFGPPTMDPFAGVRPPPLGFIENHHHQTPQPRLPGGPVIEEINVLDAEEEGEAYQEKSVILGKRGRSSSEVETEEAIAEERRIAHMQNMNANAMVDNEQWQPQTQVRHMQNMNTNAMVNSGQWQPQTQGYSFQSSTVTYGGNDGNYYTSSTTRRTGSDGLTLEESKEANTATRETAHRISRGFHNKGHTVERTRNSDGRVGTNQILHNLNEDELAGFEQSWSSNAGMQMQFPSLSGSFGSGFVNREQPMLPPPTDPSSSRARRGPYCHRRRNATDLSRLGF